A stretch of the Musa acuminata AAA Group cultivar baxijiao chromosome BXJ2-7, Cavendish_Baxijiao_AAA, whole genome shotgun sequence genome encodes the following:
- the LOC135616478 gene encoding uncharacterized protein LOC135616478, translating to MEKKHGVLSARGRSRSESPRRMAELFLLPRRWKRLGRAADPVAPRSGSLAPLMEGPDPGEADAARKDRGWGQWVRGQLSRAPSISAATAAFRRTDLRLLLGVMAAPLAPVHVCSTEPLPHLSIKDTPIETSSAQYILQQYIAASGGLTLLGSIRNAYAMGKVKMVATEFETATRVIKYRNATRDAEAGGFVLWQMAPDMWYIELAVGGSKVHAGCNGELVWRHAPWLGAHAAKGPVRPLRRALQGLDPLTTASMFTNARCIGEKKVDGEDCFILKLCADPQTLKANSETPAEVIRHVLFGYFSQRSGLLVHLEDSHLTRIQSGAGGDAVYWETSIDSSIDDYRPVEGTMIAHSGHSVVTLFRFGEAALSHKKTRMEEAWTIEEVAFNVPGLSMDCFIPPSDLKRGSISEALELPQGERGKNAVAGGLHAKVAALNKSHDDDDVMWRWKSDANTI from the exons aTGGAGAAGAAGCATGGTGTGCTTTCGGCGCGGGGGAGGTCCAGATCGGAAAGCCCCCGGCGGATGGCGGAGCTCTTCCTCTTGCCACGGCGGTGGAAGCGGCTCGGGCGTGCTGCTGATCCCGTGGCCCCGAGGTCTGGGAGCCTGGCGCCGTTGATGGAGGGTCCGGACCCCGGGGAGGCGGATGCCGCGCGGAAGGACCGGGGGTGGGGGCAGTGGGTGAGGGGCCAGCTGTCGCGGGCGCCGTCCATCTCCGCTGCAACTGCCGCCTTCCGACGGACTGACCTCCGGCTGCTGCTCGGAGTCATGGCCGCGCCTCTCGCCCCCGTCCACGTCTGCTCCACCGAGCCGCTTCCGCACCTTAGCATCAAGGATACACCCATC GAGACTTCGTCGGCGCAGTACATACTGCAGCAGTACATCGCCGCATCAGGAGGTTTGACGTTGTTGGGCTCCATCAGGAACGCGTACGCGATGGGGAAGGTGAAGATGGTAGCGACCGAGTTTGAGACGGCGACCAGGGTCATCAAGTACAGAAATGCAACCAGGGATGCCGAGGCCGGTGGCTTCGTGCTCTGGCAGATGGCGCCTGACATGTGGTACATTGAGCTCGCTGTCGGTGGCAGTAAGGTCCATGCCGGTTGCAATGGCGAACTAGTTTGGCGCCACGCACCATGGCTCGGCGCCCATGCTGCCAAGGGCCCTGTCCGACCCCTTCGCAGGGCTCTGCAG GGGCTCGATCCATTGACCACAGCGAGCATGTTTACCAACGCACGGtgcatcggggagaagaaggtcGACGGGGAAGATTGCTTCATCCTCAAGCTCTGTGCAGACCCGCAGACGCTCAAGGCAAACAGCGAAACACCTGCGGAGGTCATTAGGCACGTCTTATTTGGTTACTTTAGCCAGAGAAGTGGGCTTCTCGTCCACCTCGAGGATTCGCATCTAACTCGAATCCAGTCCGGTGCTGGTGGTGATGCGGTCTACTGGGAAACCTCCATCGACTCCTCCATCGATGATTACCGCCCGGTCGAGGGTACGATGATTGCTCACTCCGGCCATTCGGTCGTCACTCTTTTCCGGTTTGGGGAAGCAGCCCTGAGCCACAAGAAAAccaggatggaggaggcttggaccaTAGAGGAGGTGGCTTTCAATGTCCCCGGACTCTCCATGGATTGTTTCATCCCTCCGTCTGATTTGAAGCGTGGGTCCATCAGCGAAGCCTTGGAGCTACCTCAAGGAGAGAGGGGGAAGAACGCCGTGGCCGGCGGTCTTCACGCTAAGGTCGCAGCTCTGAATAAGTCacacgacgacgacgacgtcaTGTGGAGGTGGAAGTCTGATGCTAATACCATATAA